DNA sequence from the Anaerosporomusa subterranea genome:
GACGCCAACCGAATGGTAAGTGGCTGACAGTGGCAGGAGCGAGAGAAAACAACTTAAAAAATATTGATGTGGCGTTTCCATTGGGCTTGTTCACTGCCGTTACCGGCGTGTCCGGATCTGGCAAAAGTACGCTGGTGAATGAGATCCTGTTCAAGGGACTGGCCAACCGGCTATATGGCGGCAGGCAGCGCCCGGGCGACCATGACACCATTCATGGCCTTGAGTATATTGACAAGATTATTGATATTGATCAGTCGCCGATCGGTCGCACGCCACGCTCCAATCCAGCGACTTATACTGGCCTGTTTGACACGATTCGCGAGGTGTTCAGTCAAACGTCAGAAGCGAAAATGCGAGGTTACAAGCCAGGTCGCTTCAGTTTCAACGTGCGGGGCGGCCGTTGCGAAGCCTGCAAAGGTGATGGCATCATCAAGATTGAAATGCACTTTTTACCAGATGTTTATGTCCCCTGCGAAGTCTGCAAAGGGGCTCGCTATAATCGCGAAACCTTGGAAGTGCGTTATAAAGGCAAGACGATTTCGCAGGTACTGGATATGGTAGTTGACGAAGCGGTTGAGTTTTTCCGGAACATTCCTAAGCTTAACCGAAAACTGCAAATTTTGCAGGATGTCGGCCTTGGTTACATCAAGCTGGGCCAACCAGCAACCACTCTGTCAGGTGGTGAGGCGCAGCGGGTCAAGCTCAGCACAGAATTGGCCAGACGCAGCACAGGCAAGACGCTGTACATCTTGGATGAGCCGACAACCGGCCTGCACACAGCCGATATTCACCGTTTACTCGAAGTATTGCAGCGGCTGGTGGACGGCGGTGACAGCGTTGTCGTCATCGAACACAATCTGGATGTTATCAAAACAGCCGACTATTGTATCGACCTTGGACCAGAAGGCGGCCAGCGCGGCGGCATGGTAGTCGCCAAAGGCACACCTGAGGAGATTGCGGCAACTGAGGCTTCGTATACAGGGAAGTTTTTGAAGCCACTGTTATAGACGAGCATCTCGAAAGAGCGCGAAGTAACGAGAAGGGGGCCGGTTCTTTGCATCATTAATGATGCAAAGAACCGGCCCCTGTCTCGCTTAATTTAAACCTAGGCGTTTGAGTTTGCGCCAGAGAGTAGAGCGGCTTATGCCAAGTATTTTTGCAGCTTCTGCATATCTTCCTTTGGTCAAAGCGAGCGCTTTGCGAATTTCTTCTACTTCATTCGGCAGTATGCTAGCATTCAGCGGATTGCTATTGTCTTGATCTTCAAGAACTAAATTAATGATCGCTGCATTGATGATTTCGTGCTTGTGAACAGCGATTATCCGCTCAATACTGTTTTGTAATTCGCGGATGTTGCCAGGCCAGGGGTATTGGGTGAGTGTTTGAATTGCGGAAGATCCCAGCTTCAGGTGGCGTTTTACAATACCTGCGTGCTCCTCTAAGAAAAACTGGGCGAGGGATTTAATGTCGTCTTTTCGATCCCGCAACGGTGGAATTCGCAGTTGCAGAACATTTAAACGGTAATACAGATCAGACCGGAATTTATTCTCATTTACAAGAGTCTTCAAGTTCTTGTTTGAGGCGGCTATGATTCGAACATCGACCGGGATAACGCTGTCACTACCTAAACGCATCACTTTTTTCTCTTGTAACACCCGTAGCAATTTGCCCTGTGTGGGATACTCCATTTCGCTAATTTCATCAAGAAAAATAGTTCCGCCATGCGCTAATTCAAACAGCCCTGGTTTGCCCTTTGGGTTGGCGCTAGTAAAAGCTCCTCCCACATAGCCAAAGAGTTCGCTTTCTAGTATTTGGCTAGGTAGCGCCGCACAGTTGATAGCAACAAAAGGACCTTGGCGGCGGTCGCTATAGTTATGGATACTCTGAGCAAACACCTCCTTGCCAACGCCTGTTTCTCCTAAAATGATAATCGATGACTGGGTCAGGGAGAATTCTTTCGCTAATTCGATTGTTTGTTTTATTACAGCACTTGTACCGATAATGTCATCAAAGCGAAAGCGTGCCACATGGCCGGAAGCGTAAATTCGACGACGTACCCGAGCCTCCATCTGTTGGATCTGGGTTACATCTTGAAAGGTGGCTACAGCGCCGGCAGATCTGTCATTTACGATGATAGCTACTTTATTGCAGAGGACATCAACTTCATTAATTTTTAGAATTTGCCCTAACTCATCTTTTCCGGTATGCATGACTTGCGCTAAGTTCAACTCAGGCCATACATGGGTAATTCTTT
Encoded proteins:
- a CDS encoding sigma 54-interacting transcriptional regulator; this translates as MSRIAFLAPDISMFERAHELFQTQHSDIHIEKGLLSEGVAIASFLIAKGTEIIITRGGTASALRNAGLEATIVEIPITGFDIIRTVEKAKLHGRSIGAVSFPSILHGIDFLGPILGVDIRCFPIHAEDEADGQVLQAFRDGVDVVIGGFITGRAAQKHNYPFELIDSGAEGILQAAQEAKRIAHARSLEKTKTSLFQAVLDYAYEGFILVDGEYRISFFNPIAERILGMDSSKVIGKRITHVWPELNLAQVMHTGKDELGQILKINEVDVLCNKVAIIVNDRSAGAVATFQDVTQIQQMEARVRRRIYASGHVARFRFDDIIGTSAVIKQTIELAKEFSLTQSSIIILGETGVGKEVFAQSIHNYSDRRQGPFVAINCAALPSQILESELFGYVGGAFTSANPKGKPGLFELAHGGTIFLDEISEMEYPTQGKLLRVLQEKKVMRLGSDSVIPVDVRIIAASNKNLKTLVNENKFRSDLYYRLNVLQLRIPPLRDRKDDIKSLAQFFLEEHAGIVKRHLKLGSSAIQTLTQYPWPGNIRELQNSIERIIAVHKHEIINAAIINLVLEDQDNSNPLNASILPNEVEEIRKALALTKGRYAEAAKILGISRSTLWRKLKRLGLN